Proteins encoded in a region of the bacterium genome:
- a CDS encoding glycine--tRNA ligase subunit alpha: MEYQRMIARLQQFWIDYGCVVVQPYNSEVGAGTFNPNTFLRSLGPEPWKVAYVEPSKRPKDGRYLENPNRVHQFLQYQVLLKPNPEDSQGLYLESLRAIGIKAEEHDIRFVEDDWESPTLGAAGLGWEVWLDGMEVSQFTYFQQVGGVRCQPVSVELTYGLLRLCMFIQGVNHVKDLLWGGGLTWGEVQGQFEREYSAFNFEHADIELYRRFFDDREREAKQLLEAGLVYPGYDAVIKCSHFFNVLEARGAISVTERTGYIARVRNLARLAATSYVDSRERMGFPLLKNQEPTR, translated from the coding sequence ATGGAATACCAGCGGATGATCGCCCGGCTGCAGCAGTTCTGGATCGATTACGGTTGCGTGGTCGTCCAGCCCTACAACAGCGAAGTGGGCGCCGGCACCTTCAATCCCAACACGTTCCTGCGCTCGCTGGGGCCGGAGCCGTGGAAGGTCGCCTACGTCGAGCCGAGCAAGCGGCCGAAAGACGGCCGCTACCTCGAGAATCCGAATCGCGTGCACCAGTTCCTGCAGTACCAGGTGCTGCTCAAGCCGAACCCGGAGGACAGCCAGGGGCTGTACCTCGAGTCGCTGCGCGCCATCGGCATCAAGGCCGAGGAGCACGACATCCGTTTCGTCGAGGACGACTGGGAGTCGCCGACCCTGGGCGCCGCCGGCCTCGGCTGGGAAGTCTGGCTCGACGGGATGGAAGTCAGCCAGTTCACCTACTTCCAGCAGGTGGGCGGCGTGCGCTGCCAGCCGGTGTCGGTGGAACTGACCTACGGGCTGCTGCGCCTGTGCATGTTCATCCAGGGCGTGAACCACGTGAAGGATCTGCTCTGGGGCGGCGGACTTACGTGGGGCGAGGTGCAGGGCCAGTTCGAGCGCGAGTACTCCGCCTTCAATTTCGAGCATGCGGACATCGAACTGTACCGCCGCTTCTTCGATGACCGCGAACGCGAGGCGAAGCAGCTGCTCGAGGCCGGGCTCGTGTACCCGGGCTACGACGCGGTCATCAAGTGCAGTCATTTCTTCAACGTGCTCGAGGCCCGCGGCGCCATTTCGGTGACCGAGCGCACCGGCTACATCGCGCGCGTGCGCAACCTGGCCCGCCTGGCGGCCACCAGTTACGTCGACAGTCGTGAACGCATGGGCTTCCCGCTGCTGAAGAACCAGGAGCCGACCCGATGA